From Sparus aurata chromosome 9, fSpaAur1.1, whole genome shotgun sequence, a single genomic window includes:
- the mettl5 gene encoding rRNA N(6)-adenosine-methyltransferase METTL5 isoform X1 has protein sequence MKLKELESCLQQVDVFEEPKILLEQYPTSPHIAACMLYTIQSTFDDIEGKLVADLGCGCGVLSIGAAMLDAGLCVGFDIDNDALEIFRRNVEEFEISNLDLVQCDLCSLEEKAYEKKFDTVIMNPPFGTKHNQGMDMRFLRTALTMAKTAVYSLHKTSTREHIQKKANDWGVKMEVIAELRYDLPASYKFHKKKSVDIQVDFLRFSNA, from the exons ATGAAACTAAAGGAGTTAGAGAGCTGCCTGCAGCAGGTGGACGTGTTTGAAGAGCCAAAAATCCTTCTTGAACAATATCCAACCAGTCCTCATATTGCAG CATGCATGCTTTATACGATCCAGAGTACGTTTGATGACATTGAGGGGAAACTGGTGGCTGATCTGGGATGTGGCTGTGGAGTCCTCAGCATCGGAGCTGCGATGCTCGATGCAGG TTTGTGCGTCGGTTTCGACATTGACAACGACGCACTGGAGATTTTCAGGAGAAATGTGGAGGAATTTGAGATTTCCAACCTGGATCTGGTCCAGTGTGACCTGTGCTCTCTGGAGGAAAAGGCGTATGAGAAAAAGTTTGACACAGTAATAATGAACCCACCATTTGGGACGAAACACAATCAAG GCATGGACATGAGGTTCCTACGGACAGCTTTAACGATGGCAAAGACAGCCGTGTATTCACTCCATAAAACATCAACACGAGAG CACATACAGAAGAAGGCTAATGACTGGGGAGTGAAGATGGAAGTAATAGCAG AACTGAGATACGACTTGCCAGCATCTTACAAGTTCCACAAAAAGAAATCG GTTGACATCCAGGTGGACTTCCTACGATTCTCCAACGCCTGA
- the mettl5 gene encoding rRNA N(6)-adenosine-methyltransferase METTL5 isoform X3 gives MKLKELESCLQQVDVFEEPKILLEQYPTSPHIAACMLYTIQSTFDDIEGKLVADLGCGCGVLSIGAAMLDAGLCVGFDIDNDALEIFRRNVEEFEISNLDLVQCDLCSLEEKAYEKKFDTVIMNPPFGTKHNQGMDMRFLRTALTMAKTAVYSLHKTSTREHIQKKANDWGVKMEVIADMIFGLHEN, from the exons ATGAAACTAAAGGAGTTAGAGAGCTGCCTGCAGCAGGTGGACGTGTTTGAAGAGCCAAAAATCCTTCTTGAACAATATCCAACCAGTCCTCATATTGCAG CATGCATGCTTTATACGATCCAGAGTACGTTTGATGACATTGAGGGGAAACTGGTGGCTGATCTGGGATGTGGCTGTGGAGTCCTCAGCATCGGAGCTGCGATGCTCGATGCAGG TTTGTGCGTCGGTTTCGACATTGACAACGACGCACTGGAGATTTTCAGGAGAAATGTGGAGGAATTTGAGATTTCCAACCTGGATCTGGTCCAGTGTGACCTGTGCTCTCTGGAGGAAAAGGCGTATGAGAAAAAGTTTGACACAGTAATAATGAACCCACCATTTGGGACGAAACACAATCAAG GCATGGACATGAGGTTCCTACGGACAGCTTTAACGATGGCAAAGACAGCCGTGTATTCACTCCATAAAACATCAACACGAGAG CACATACAGAAGAAGGCTAATGACTGGGGAGTGAAGATGGAAGTAATAGCAG ATATGATTTTTGGTTTACATGAG AACTGA
- the mettl5 gene encoding rRNA N(6)-adenosine-methyltransferase METTL5 isoform X2, which translates to MKLKELESCLQQVDVFEEPKILLEQYPTSPHIAACMLYTIQSTFDDIEGKLVADLGCGCGVLSIGAAMLDAGLCVGFDIDNDALEIFRRNVEEFEISNLDLVQCDLCSLEEKAYEKKFDTVIMNPPFGTKHNQGMDMRFLRTALTMAKTAVYSLHKTSTREHIQKKANDWGVKMEVIAELRYDLPASYKFHKKKSGNSAEIK; encoded by the exons ATGAAACTAAAGGAGTTAGAGAGCTGCCTGCAGCAGGTGGACGTGTTTGAAGAGCCAAAAATCCTTCTTGAACAATATCCAACCAGTCCTCATATTGCAG CATGCATGCTTTATACGATCCAGAGTACGTTTGATGACATTGAGGGGAAACTGGTGGCTGATCTGGGATGTGGCTGTGGAGTCCTCAGCATCGGAGCTGCGATGCTCGATGCAGG TTTGTGCGTCGGTTTCGACATTGACAACGACGCACTGGAGATTTTCAGGAGAAATGTGGAGGAATTTGAGATTTCCAACCTGGATCTGGTCCAGTGTGACCTGTGCTCTCTGGAGGAAAAGGCGTATGAGAAAAAGTTTGACACAGTAATAATGAACCCACCATTTGGGACGAAACACAATCAAG GCATGGACATGAGGTTCCTACGGACAGCTTTAACGATGGCAAAGACAGCCGTGTATTCACTCCATAAAACATCAACACGAGAG CACATACAGAAGAAGGCTAATGACTGGGGAGTGAAGATGGAAGTAATAGCAG AACTGAGATACGACTTGCCAGCATCTTACAAGTTCCACAAAAAGAAATCG GGAAACAGTGCGGAGATTAAATGA
- the ssb gene encoding lupus La protein: MAETQEGMSPIEMKVARQIEYYFGDHNLPRDKFLKEQLQLDDGWVTLETMLKFNRLKSLTTETSVIVAALQKSKTGLLEISEDKTKVRRSPDKPLPEVNDEYKDTLKHKSVYIKGFPLETSLDEIQEWLNGKGAIENIQMRRNLQRQFKGSVFVCFDTEESSKKFLERSDIKSFKDNEMLVLAREDYHAKKAEERKQFKAETKAKARQDKEQKQKNAEEKEMGMLLDEQTGCLLKFSGGLEDVSREDFHELFSGHGKIKWVDFTRGAKEGTLLFDGNAKEAFDKAKEANGGELTIKDSSVTWQLLEGDEEKEMMKKIVEAQQETFRSKGRGNRGRGGGRGGGRGGGRGRGGRRGRGGRDGGRTEFRGKKTKFDSDDEDNEPAAKVAKTENGS, from the exons ATGGCAGAAACTCAAGAAGGGATGTCTCCAATTGAGATGAAAGTTGCAAGACAGATAGAG TACTACTTTGGGGATCACAATCTTCCGAGGGACAAGTTTCTTAAAGAACAGCTGCAGCTCGATGATGGCTGGGTGACTTTGGAGACGATGCTCAAATTCAACAG ACTGAAATCTTTAACTACAGAAACCAGCGTCATCGTTGCAGCTCTCCAGAAATCAAAGACTGGCCTCTTGGAAATCAGCGAAGACAAGACCAAAGTCAGAAGGTCTCCAGACAAGCCCTTACCCGAAGTGAACGATGAATACAAAGACACTCTCAAACACAAATCTGTGTACATt AAAGGTTTTCCTCTCGAAACCTCCCTTGATGAGATTCAGGAGTGGCTGAATGGGAAAGGCGCCATAGAAAACATCCAGATGAGGAGAAACCTGCAAAGGCAGTTCAAG GGatcagtgtttgtctgttttgacaCAGAGGAGTCATCGAAGAAGTTCCTAGAACGTTCAGACATCAAATCGTTCAAAGACAACGAGATGCTTGTGTTGGCGAG AGAAGACTATCATGCAAAGAAggcagaggaaagaaaacagttcaAAGCAGAGACAAAAGCAAAAGCTAGACA GGACAAggaacaaaagcagaaaaatgcAGAAGAGAAGGAAATG GGAATGCTTTTGGATGAACAGACGGGCTGTTTGTTGAAGTTTTCGGGAGGGCTTGAAGATGTTTCAAGAGAGGACTTCCATGAATTGTTCTCTGGCCACGGAAAGATAAAATGGGTTGATTTTACACGAGGAGCCAAAGAG GGCACCCTCCTTTTCGACGGGAATGCGAAGGAGGCATTCGACAAGGCCAAGGAAGCAAACGGAGGGGAACTCACCATCAAGGATAGCAGCGTTACATGGCAGTTGCTCGAGGGAGATGAGGAGAaagagatgatgaagaagataGTTGAAGCTCAACAAGAGACGTTCAGATCCAAAGGCAGag gcaacagaggaagaggaggtggacgAGGTGGCGGACGAGGAGgcggacgaggaagaggaggccgtAGGGGAAGAGGTGGCAGAGATGGAGGCAGAACCGAGTTCAGGGGCAAAAAGACAAAGTTTGATAGTGACGATGAGGACAACG AACCCGCAGCAAAGGTTgccaaaacagaaaatggatCTTAG